A genome region from Arachis duranensis cultivar V14167 chromosome 6, aradu.V14167.gnm2.J7QH, whole genome shotgun sequence includes the following:
- the LOC107494756 gene encoding uncharacterized protein LOC107494756 isoform X2, translating to MRHQQQLEAEEDYQSRVLYELCSMIHRTLKFPYHPYPFPSSSSSSSSSSSQPWWTMLSWAAVSSSQNSPAAFASMFLGISLTLMLFGSATFLVGFIMLPWVTLLVVIFCVASLVSNLSKLLNRLILGSTTFHNNDFTYEARKFLKLWEGRRIHLEFLREQR from the exons ATGAGACACCAGCAACAACTGGAAGCTGAAGAAGATTACCAATCAAGGGTTCTATACGAGCTATGTTCCATGATCCATCGCACTCTCAAGTTCCCTTATCATCCATATCcatttccttcttcttcctcgtcctcctcttcctcctcgaGCCAGCCATGGTGGACAATGTTGTCGTGGGCCGCCGTGAGTTCCTCGCAGAATTCTCCGGCGGCTTTCGCGTCCATGTTTCTGGGCATATCACTTACACTGATGCTATTCGGGTCGGCCACATTCCTAGTAGGGTTCATCATGTTACCATGGGTTACTCTCTTGGTTGTGATTTTCTGTGTAGCCTCATTGGTTTCCAACTTATCCAAGCTCTTGAATCGTCTCATTCTTGGATCCACTACTTTCCACAATAACGACTTCACAT ATGAGGCCAGGAAATTTTTAAAGCTCTGGGAGGGAAGAAGAATTCACCTAGAATTTTTGAG AGAACAGAGATAA
- the LOC107494756 gene encoding uncharacterized protein LOC107494756 isoform X1, whose translation MRHQQQLEAEEDYQSRVLYELCSMIHRTLKFPYHPYPFPSSSSSSSSSSSQPWWTMLSWAAVSSSQNSPAAFASMFLGISLTLMLFGSATFLVGFIMLPWVTLLVVIFCVASLVSNLSKLLNRLILGSTTFHNNDFTYEARKFLKLWEGRRIHLEFLSFCLYLLAENRDNARTSDGRVGVDYWF comes from the exons ATGAGACACCAGCAACAACTGGAAGCTGAAGAAGATTACCAATCAAGGGTTCTATACGAGCTATGTTCCATGATCCATCGCACTCTCAAGTTCCCTTATCATCCATATCcatttccttcttcttcctcgtcctcctcttcctcctcgaGCCAGCCATGGTGGACAATGTTGTCGTGGGCCGCCGTGAGTTCCTCGCAGAATTCTCCGGCGGCTTTCGCGTCCATGTTTCTGGGCATATCACTTACACTGATGCTATTCGGGTCGGCCACATTCCTAGTAGGGTTCATCATGTTACCATGGGTTACTCTCTTGGTTGTGATTTTCTGTGTAGCCTCATTGGTTTCCAACTTATCCAAGCTCTTGAATCGTCTCATTCTTGGATCCACTACTTTCCACAATAACGACTTCACAT ATGAGGCCAGGAAATTTTTAAAGCTCTGGGAGGGAAGAAGAATTCACCTAGAATTTTTGAG TTTCTGTCTTTATCTGTTAGCAGAGAACAGAGATAATGCACGAACTAGTGATGGGCGTGTGGGTGTGGATTACTGGTTTTGA
- the LOC107494756 gene encoding uncharacterized protein LOC107494756 isoform X3: MRHQQQLEAEEDYQSRVLYELCSMIHRTLKFPYHPYPFPSSSSSSSSSSSQPWWTMLSWAAVSSSQNSPAAFASMFLGISLTLMLFGSATFLVGFIMLPWVTLLVVIFCVASLVSNLSKLLNRLILGSTTFHNNDFTYR; the protein is encoded by the exons ATGAGACACCAGCAACAACTGGAAGCTGAAGAAGATTACCAATCAAGGGTTCTATACGAGCTATGTTCCATGATCCATCGCACTCTCAAGTTCCCTTATCATCCATATCcatttccttcttcttcctcgtcctcctcttcctcctcgaGCCAGCCATGGTGGACAATGTTGTCGTGGGCCGCCGTGAGTTCCTCGCAGAATTCTCCGGCGGCTTTCGCGTCCATGTTTCTGGGCATATCACTTACACTGATGCTATTCGGGTCGGCCACATTCCTAGTAGGGTTCATCATGTTACCATGGGTTACTCTCTTGGTTGTGATTTTCTGTGTAGCCTCATTGGTTTCCAACTTATCCAAGCTCTTGAATCGTCTCATTCTTGGATCCACTACTTTCCACAATAACGACTTCACAT aCAGATGA
- the LOC107494764 gene encoding uncharacterized protein LOC107494764, with amino-acid sequence MADWAPVIIGLVLFVVFSPGLLFQLPGKGRVVEFLNFQTSGISIFVHSLLFFGFMVIFLIAINVHIGSG; translated from the coding sequence ATGGCAGATTGGGCTCCTGTAATTATTGGTTTAGTCCTGTTCGTGGTGTTCTCGCCAGGTTTACTGTTCCAGCTTCCGGGCAAAGGACGTGTGGTGGAGTTTCTCAACTTTCAAACCAGTGGCATCTCCATATTTGTccactctcttctcttctttggATTCATGGTTATTTTCCTCATTGCCATTAATGTTCACATTGGTAGCGGATGA
- the LOC107494746 gene encoding uncharacterized protein LOC107494746 — translation MSADWGPVIVAVGLFILLSPGLLFQFPSRFRVVEFGNMSTSGISILVHAIIFFCILTILVIAVGVHIHIN, via the coding sequence ATGAGTGCCGATTGGGGACCGGTGATCGTCGCGGTGGGGCTGTTCATCCTCCTATCTCCAGGGCTGCTCTTCCAGTTCCCATCAAGGTTTAGGGTTGTTGAGTTTGGAAACATGAGCACTAGTGGAATTTCCATTTTAGTTCATGCAATCATTTTCTTTTGTATACTTACCATCTTGGTTATTGCTGTAGGCGTTCACATACACATTAATTGA